Proteins co-encoded in one Ziziphus jujuba cultivar Dongzao chromosome 9, ASM3175591v1 genomic window:
- the LOC107427183 gene encoding RING-H2 finger protein ATL8 — MHGMASPLMSLLAKSTIIIILFLLFLFILSCIIIIMVGWRIAWLSWYHHHNIAARNGSFASSSSSSSHHQPSLPSRGLDKTILRSLPRIAYNANVNGKLSECAICLMEYVDGDAIRVLPHCGHTFHMNCVDRWLKCHSSCPSCRHILAIGRPCQKCTGF; from the coding sequence ATGCATGGCATGGCTTCTCCATTGATGTCTCTCCTTGCAAAGTCCACCATaatcatcatcctcttccttcTCTTCTTGTTCATCCTCAGCtgcatcattatcatcatggTCGGTTGGAGAAtagcttggctttcatggtaCCACCACCACAATATAGCAGCCAGAAATGGTtcctttgcttcttcttcttcttcttcttctcatcaTCAGCCTTCTCTTCCTAGCAGAGGTCTTGACAAAACCATTCTCCGATCGCTTCCCCGGATTGCATACAATGCTAATGTAAATGGGAAGCTCTCGGAGTGTGCAATATGTTTGATGGAGTATGTGGATGGAGATGCTATCAGGGTTTTGCCTCATTGTGGCCATACTTTCCATATGAACTGTGTTGATAGGTGGCTTAAGTGCCATTCTTCTTGTCCTTCTTGCCGGCATATCCTAGCCATCGGACGGCCTTGTCAAAAGTGTACCGGCTTCTGA